The stretch of DNA GGAACGGGATCGAGGTGTGCTCGATCGGGGTGCCCTCAGGCCGGGTAATCGACTGCACCCTGCCGACGCCGGGAATGTGGAAGATGCCCTTGGCAATTCGGTCGATCACCAACATGTCCGCCGAGTTGCGCACATCGTGGTCGGTTTCCACCAGCAGCATCTCCGGGTTCATCCGGGCCTGCGGGAAATGCCGGTCTGCCGCGGCATACCCGAGATTCGCGGGGATGTCCTTGGGCAGATAATTGCGGTCGTTGTAGCTCGGCTTGTACGACGGCAGTGCAAGCAGCCCGATCAGTGCCAGCGCAACGGATGCCGCCAGGATCGGTCCCGGCCAACGCACCACGGCGGTACCCATCCGGCGCCAGCCGCGAGTCTTCATCGCCCGCTTGGGATCGAACAGACCGAATCGGCTGCAGATCGTCAACAGCGCAGGCGCCATCGTCAGTGCTGCGGCCACTGCGACGAGCATGCCGATCGCCAATGGAATGCCCAGCGTCTGGAAGTAGGGCAACCTCGTGAAGTGCAGACAGAAGGTCGCACCCGCAATGGTCAGACCCGACCCGAGAATGACGTGGGCGGTGCCGTGATACATGGTGTAGAAAGCGGTTTCGCGATCTTCGCCGTTCTCACGGGCTTCGTGATATCTGCCGACGAGGAAGATCGCATAGTCCGTTCCCGCGGCTATCGCTAGCGTCGTGAGCAGATTGACGGCGAACGTCGACAATCCGATCAAGTCGTAATAACCAAGGGCAGCAACGATTCCTCGGGCAGCCGCCAGCTCGATGAACATCATTACCAAGACGAGTAGGACGGTGACGATGGATCGGTAGACAAACAGCAGCATCACCAAGATGACCAAGATGGTGATGCCAGTGATCAGCTGGATGCTCTTGTCGCCGGCGTGGTGCTGATCGTTGGTCAGAGGCGCCGGCCCCGTGACGTAAGCCTTGAGACCCGGTGGCGGAGAAGATTTGTCGACGATGTCGCGGACCGCTTGCACGGAATCGTTCGCCAGGCTCTCGCCCTGGTTACCCGACAGATAGACCTGGACGTAGGCGGCCTTGCCGTCGGCGCTCTGCGCCCCCGACGCGGTGAGTGGGTCGCCCCAGAAGTCTTGAATGTGTTCGACGTGCTTCTTGTCGGCTCGCAGCTTGTCGATCAGGCTGTCGTAGTACTTGTGCGCGGAATCGCCGAGCGCCTGGTCGCCCTCGAGGACGATCATCGCCGAGCTGTTCGAGTCGAACTCCTGGAACGTCTTACCGATGCGCTGCATCGCCTCCAGCGACGGTGCATCGTTGGGCGCCAACGACACCGCGTGCGCCTCGCCGACCTTCTCCAGCTGCGGGGCGATGACGTTGACTACCACGACGATCGCTATCCAGCCGAGGAAGATCGGCACGGAGAACAGCCGGATGAAGCGCGGAATTATCGGGTGGGCCCCAATGTGGGTATTGCTCATGCCGACTTCACCAAGCAGAAGGTCTGGGCGTTCACGCCGTCGGTCGTCCTCTCGTCCTTGATGACACCATCGACGGTGATGCGGCACGTGATGGAACTGCCGTCGCTCTGGGCGACGATGTTCGGGCTAGCTGCGGGGGCCGTCGTGGTCAGGGTCAACTGCCACGGGATCGCTGTATCGAGGACCTTCTGAGGCTGCGCGTCGAGATCGAGATAGTTGATGGTGGCGATGGCCCCGTCGCCGAAGATCTCGTATTTGACGACCTTGGGGTTGAACGGCTCGGGGTCGTTGACCAGGCCGGCACCCGGCTTGGTCAGCACCGTGTGGCCGAAGAACCCGCGGAAGCGGTCCACCACGAACACTGCGATGACCACTACAAGCAGGATCACCAGCAGCACCCAAATGCGCTTTGCAAAACGCAACATCAGACGATTCGCTCCCGTGTGTTCAAGGCAGTCGCGGCTATAACTTAGCCGGTATAACTTCTCATCGCGAGACCATTACCTCAAGTAACTGTGTTGCTGGTCACCTCCTGGTCAGGGGGGCGGACTGGGTCACTGGGCCGCTCCCATGACGGCATTTCGAATTGGTCGAGGCAGCGCTCGATGAAAGCCAATGCCTGATCGTGGCCGCGGGTGATGCCGAGGCCCTGCTCGTGGATCACCATGCGCGCCAGCCCGCCCATGATCATCGACATGACCACCGGCGGGAACTGTTCGAGGTCGATGCCACGGGCCTTCAATGCCAGGGTCACGACGCCTTCTTCAAGGTCGCGGAATCGCATTGCGTAGGCCGAGATCTCGCTGCGGATCGCCTTGCGATGGTTGGCCATCGCCAAGAACTCGGTGAACAGTTGGGCGTCGGTCGCACTGTTGAGCAGCCACAGCGCGTGCAGTGGCTTCGCCTGGGCGATCGCCTGGCGTTGATGTTCCAGATTGCTCTCGGCCTTATCGCGCAGCACCGCGATGAACAGGTCGTCCATGCTGGGGAAGTAGTAGTGCACCAACGCGGGCTTGACGCCCGCCTTGGCGGCGACCCGCCGCGACGTCGCGGCTGCATAACCCTCTTCGAGCATGATTTGGGCGGTCGCCTCGATCAGAGCCTCGCGCGTCGCCTCCCGACCAATTCGTGGCCGCTCGTCAGCGGGGCGTCTGATCATGAAGGCAGACTAACGGTTGGGCGACCGCCCAACAACCGCTACGTGTTATCGGGCGTGGCGGGCGGCAGTAGCGCCTCGAGCCGTCCGAGCGCGTCATTGAGCGCCTCCGTGCGTTCTACCCCGCCCGCGAGCGTTCGACCGACCGCGCAGCCGATGACGAACGTCGAGAGCGGAGTCATCTTGCGCTCGACGCGATGCGCGACGTCGCCCGCCGCGTCGAGCAGCCGCGACATCTCGGCGGACGTCAAGGGCACCTCACCAAGGCTGCGGGCGAGCTCGTCGATCCAGTTGTCCATGTCGTCCTCTTTACTCCTCCGGCGAACTTGCTATTTTTGCTAAGATACGAACTCGTGAACTGGACACCGCTTCCCGTTCCGTGGGCAGTCCAGGCTGTGGACCGGATCCCCAAGCAGCGCTACTACGACAAGGAGTTCTACGCGCTCGAGGCCGAGTTGTTCTGGCCCCGGGTGTGGCAGATGGCGTGCCGGCTCGAGGAGATTCCGGCGCGCGGCGACTTCGTCGAGTACGAGATCCTCGACCAGTCCGTGATCGTCGTCCGGGTGGACGACGACAACATTCGCGCCTTCTACAACTCATGTCGCCACCGCGGGATGAAGATCGTCGAGGGCAGCGGGTCGCGCCGCAGTTTCGTCTGCCCGTTCCACGGATGGTGCTGGGGACTCGACGGCGCCAATTCGTTTGTGCTGCGGCCCGAGATCTTCGACGAAAGTAACCTCGGCGCCGACGATCTGCGCCTCGTGTCCGTTCGGTGTGAGCTGTGGGGCGGCTGCGTGTGGATCAACTTCGACGACACCGCGCCGCCGCTGCGCGATTGCATCGAACCGTTCGCGTCCAAACACGACGAATGGAAAGTCGGCGCGTTGCGCACCGAGTGGTGGAAGTCGTGCCTGTTGCCTGTCAACTGGAAACTGGCGACCGAAGCCTTCATGGAGGGTTATCACGTCCCGCAGACCCACCCGCAACTGCTGCCGTCGTCGCACAGTCCGGACACGGCGTCCGTGCATCCACTCATCGAGATGAGCCTGCACTTCATGCGTACCCTCGGCTCCGGCATGGGCGGCATGACCCACGAGAACGACGTCCGCATTGCCGAAGGGCTGCAACACATGTCGCTGCCCG from Mycobacterium sp. JS623 encodes:
- a CDS encoding MMPL/RND family transporter, which translates into the protein MSNTHIGAHPIIPRFIRLFSVPIFLGWIAIVVVVNVIAPQLEKVGEAHAVSLAPNDAPSLEAMQRIGKTFQEFDSNSSAMIVLEGDQALGDSAHKYYDSLIDKLRADKKHVEHIQDFWGDPLTASGAQSADGKAAYVQVYLSGNQGESLANDSVQAVRDIVDKSSPPPGLKAYVTGPAPLTNDQHHAGDKSIQLITGITILVILVMLLFVYRSIVTVLLVLVMMFIELAAARGIVAALGYYDLIGLSTFAVNLLTTLAIAAGTDYAIFLVGRYHEARENGEDRETAFYTMYHGTAHVILGSGLTIAGATFCLHFTRLPYFQTLGIPLAIGMLVAVAAALTMAPALLTICSRFGLFDPKRAMKTRGWRRMGTAVVRWPGPILAASVALALIGLLALPSYKPSYNDRNYLPKDIPANLGYAAADRHFPQARMNPEMLLVETDHDVRNSADMLVIDRIAKGIFHIPGVGRVQSITRPEGTPIEHTSIPFLISMQGTTQQMNQDYMDKVMANMLKQANDMQTSIDTMQRMQSITVQMAATTHSMVEKMKGMTVDIEELRDHIADFDDFFRPLRNYFYWEPHCFDIPVCWSIRSIFDTLDGIDTMTDDIKNLLPDMERLDTLMPQMVALMPSMIETMQSMKNISLTMYQSQKSQQDQMKAMQENQGAMGQAFDASKNDDSFYLPPEVFDNADFKRGMKMFVSPDGKAVRFIISHEGDPATPEGIKLIPQIKNAAFEAIKGTPLEGSKIYLAGTASTYKDMQEGSNWDLLIAGISSLCLIFIIMLLLTRAVIASAVIVGTVLLSLGTSFGLSVLIWEHILGMPLHWMILAMSVIILLAVGSDYNLLLVSRFKEEIHAGIKTGIIRSMAGTGAVVTSAGLVFAFTMMSMVVSDLVVVGQVGTTIGLGLLFDTLVIRSFMTPSIAAMMGRWFWWPQNVRTRPKPVPWPKPARHSADTPISVGSGGTADENPTGPIR
- a CDS encoding MmpS family transport accessory protein; this encodes MLRFAKRIWVLLVILLVVVIAVFVVDRFRGFFGHTVLTKPGAGLVNDPEPFNPKVVKYEIFGDGAIATINYLDLDAQPQKVLDTAIPWQLTLTTTAPAASPNIVAQSDGSSITCRITVDGVIKDERTTDGVNAQTFCLVKSA
- a CDS encoding TetR/AcrR family transcriptional regulator — protein: MIRRPADERPRIGREATREALIEATAQIMLEEGYAAATSRRVAAKAGVKPALVHYYFPSMDDLFIAVLRDKAESNLEHQRQAIAQAKPLHALWLLNSATDAQLFTEFLAMANHRKAIRSEISAYAMRFRDLEEGVVTLALKARGIDLEQFPPVVMSMIMGGLARMVIHEQGLGITRGHDQALAFIERCLDQFEMPSWERPSDPVRPPDQEVTSNTVT
- a CDS encoding DUF6457 domain-containing protein; translation: MDNWIDELARSLGEVPLTSAEMSRLLDAAGDVAHRVERKMTPLSTFVIGCAVGRTLAGGVERTEALNDALGRLEALLPPATPDNT
- a CDS encoding aromatic ring-hydroxylating oxygenase subunit alpha, whose amino-acid sequence is MNWTPLPVPWAVQAVDRIPKQRYYDKEFYALEAELFWPRVWQMACRLEEIPARGDFVEYEILDQSVIVVRVDDDNIRAFYNSCRHRGMKIVEGSGSRRSFVCPFHGWCWGLDGANSFVLRPEIFDESNLGADDLRLVSVRCELWGGCVWINFDDTAPPLRDCIEPFASKHDEWKVGALRTEWWKSCLLPVNWKLATEAFMEGYHVPQTHPQLLPSSHSPDTASVHPLIEMSLHFMRTLGSGMGGMTHENDVRIAEGLQHMSLPDDPAEAMAAWRGAVNDAVTTWHRARDCDFPDLNDLDRRGVIDPIGFCFPHYFLLPQYSSASSYRIRPLGPEQTLFEIWSLTRYPGDRSPGRPTPPEPLAPDDPSWPTIPAQDFSNLPRQQKGLHTKGFEYMRLSTDVEGLISNFERVIDGFLAGLPYEQLVGAIQKTNTTIDVPVADLDLSKRVQA